The genomic window CGAGGCTATTTTGGGACTAGAATAACATCCCAAATGTCAGATCTCAGAATCTCACCCTGATGAACATGGAAGTTTGAGTGTTGTCAAGGAAACAAActttcagacaaaaaaatgtataataataatcataataataaatatattaataatatataataataaaatgatttaaatggaGAGAACACCTGAAAGAAACTGGTAACTTATTATTGCACCAAACCATgattttaatatgtattttttactctacatgacatatttaaaatgttatattttctaTGAATGAGGCCAAGGAAACATGAAGGTTAAGTATGTGTCTCTACTGAGAAGGacactgtgtatttttgtatatacactgtttatttttaaatgacattaccAATCCCGATGGTGTGGTCTATCCCATCAAGCACCGTCCACTCAAAGTTGTCATTGTGGTCCTGATACCATCCACACAGTCCGTCCTCAAAGTTACATGACAGCCCTGGCCAAAAAAACCCAGCAAAAACATCAAGGCATTGAGAAATCTATaggtaaaatattcaaatattaatttacagtatcatgtttgtattttgtccTTAGTTACCTGTTGGAGTAAATGGAAAATACTCAGCATGACAGCCGATGTAGCGAACGTTTGCCACTTTAATCTTGGTACATCGACACATTTTTTTAGCACGAGCTTCAAATTCCAGctgataaagataaaacaagaaaaacagaggagCCCTAATAAGTGAAAAGACATTCACAAAACTCAACAAATTCATCTTCAAGTGTTAAAGTTCCTTAGCTTCTGTTTGTTACTGTCTTGCAATCACCATTTTTACACTCATGATTACATTCTAGTCACAGATGCTGCTGTCCTCAAAAATCAAAGTCCAACTTATTTTGAGAAGAGTGGATCATATTTGTAAGTCAAGTGTTATCATCAAAGTAaaaaatttgaaatgtaaaaatgacaatttgttaCAAGTTGCCATCTTTGTTTagctggaagaaaaaaattagTAGCTTATGGTACAGATAAAAAATCTACTTTCCACCtggcaaaatatttttttaccgACAGGATAAAGACTGAGACTTTGGGGatatataaaatgtttccactctGATTGTTTTCAGACAACCTGACTTTTTTTCAAAGATTGACCTGTGTTTATTTTAGAGGAGAACAGTATCTGTGAGTCCAATTTCATCATCACcgcaaaaaaatttaaatgtaaaggtGATGATTATATGAGACAAGTcctaaaaaaaaagctcaccTGGAAGCGATTTTTCCTGGATCCAATAGATACTTCAGCATGTTTCCACTCCCCTTCCACTCTTCCCGTCTTCCCACTGAACTCCCACAGCTTAGGCTGCATGCCCATCACGCTGTCAATCACCCTCACTGACACCTCacctgcagcagagagacaTAATTAGAGTCCTATTAAAACATCCAAATTATGTGTctttattatgaaaaaaaacccattaaatTGACAGCTATACCAATGTGGGATGGATTTCCAGTCAGTGCATAATCAAAGCTGAGGGTGCAGGCTGGGCCGGAGGGTCCCAGGAGGGGGGTCCGTGTCAGGGCTTCAGTCAGTTGCTGGCCTGGGGCCTTGGCCACATACAGGTAATTCTCTAACAAATATGAAAGGGAGGGAAAAGCATCATgccagagagaaaaatatttaaagattatGCTTTTTAAATCAGTATATAGTAATAATCAATAAGTAAAGAAGGTGATGATGTACCTTTGGCTGTGGCATTTTTGTACAGCACCCAACCTTGACTCCCAATGCTGGTATCAGTCCAGCCTGAGCTGCCGTCAGGGTAAGAGAAATCCCCTGCAGAAATCATTCATGGAGACATCACATTCAAAATGAGTTATGTTATGgaattaaaaacaacatcaacaaaaataactttacAACAACAACTTGCATTATTGCTGTATGTTACAAGTTCAGTGCTTGAGACAGGGCTCATAAAGATTAGAGCTGACTAAAGCATATTTGGGAccttcagtttattttcaatttcagGTGTCAAGATGGTACAAAAACAGAATACCTGtattaaaaaacataacacTTTGAattttttgtaataataataataataatttaaaggaTTCCACATTTCTCTGAAAAAGTCATTGCGTAGGATGACATTATTTGTCAGTTCTTCCcaaaatttaatatttggtcAAAACAAGTAAAGGCAAGggtaagaaaaaaagatggacgtcatggttaaaagaaacaaacatctgaCCTATGAGGCGCTATGACAACATCGCACTCCTTCCTCCTTTGTTTCTCAGTGACAACAGTCATATGCACGGTCAAGAGTTGACTTGTCAGGAAAATGTAAACAGATTATTTTTAGTGTTTGAACAAACAACCAGTGATGTTGTTTTTCCTGGTGAGGACAGTCTTGCTCCACCTTGGACTGAATATTTTAAACTTTCAGGCCCATAAAaccgtttttaaaaaaaatacccatTCTGTGTCTGTCATCCCTTGAACactagtgtgtgtttttcttatgttttcATTGTGTAATTTGCTCATTTGGAGGGCCCCCTGGTGGCTCCTGAGGCCCTAAGCAGCCTTACTTAATCCTCAGCTGGCTCATAATTGCTTTTCAACCTTTGCAGACTTGTTGATAAAAGTAAAACTTGGTAAACAGGATAAACAAACTCACCACATTTGGATTCATCATGTCCTCCCTGACAGTCAGGGTGAAAATTGCACATCTTGTCTGGTTTCTGGCAGTGGTGTTCAGGACCATCTGGGAATTCCCCGATGGTATTACTTTCTGTTCaagaagagagagtgagatagCAGGAAGGAGATACTTATTCTTACTTTTCAGATGTGTGgaatcacaaaataaaaagttcagACAGTTGAAGAGATTACCATTTGATAAGCGGCATTCAGGAGACAACACAATGCTGTCGATACCGATACCTCCATACGCCATGTCCCTGATTGCTGCCATTATTACAATCTATAATGGAAAGGAAATTCAACAGCAGAGGGGAAAAATAAGACATAAGAATAAAGGGTAaatttcatcaaaataatttaaatacaacaaaaaagaaactagAGATCTGAAATCGTTAATTTCTAATTTGCTCTGTACCTAGGAAAgaattcatcatcatttaatttaaacaacaattataatttttttgCTCCTATCATCATTATTTCTCTCAAATGATGAAGCACTGACAACCTGCACTAAATTTGCATTAATTCTGTTATTCCTTACTTCTATTTATCAAAATGTAGTGCTCAGTAACTGTTTAAAATATGCTTATAATAAATTTATTGCTGTTATCATTTTCACTGCTACAAACTCAGGTGAACTACTTACTGCGAAAGTACTGTTGGTGACAATGTCCACCTCTGCTTTCACCCAGACATCACCCAGGGCTCCACCCCTCTCCCACACCGGGTAGATTTTAGTATCCGCCACCATCACTGTCAGACCGCCGGACCTTGGCCCAAACTGGTGTGTGTACATCACCAGCTATAGTGGGCAGACACAGGAAACTTGTTGAAGTAGGTTCAAATTATGCTTAAAAATATAGAATTTCttaattcaaatgttttaaacatgaTGAAATGACAATTAATTCATCGGAGTCTCAGACATTTTCTTTCTGAATATTTTCCTTGTGTAAAGaatcttttgtatttttaaatttaaagagaATCAGCATATGTTAAGtgggactgtatgaaaattacCGTGAAACTGAAGCGTAAGAGTGAAACAAAAACCTCTCTGATTGAGGAGGGAACTTGGGATTCACCTTGCAAGGATGTGAACTATTGGTGGGTTGAAGAAACGGACTTTGGAAAGATGCCCAGTCGTCTTTGAGACCACCCTCAGGGACGGTGACATAAAGGAAGTAACCTGCAATAATAAGAatagtctttttaaaaaaatattcttatttatttacaaatttaCTTTAAATACTTACAAAAGAGTAACACCGAACACATGAACTGTGAAGCAGAACAACAATGTGgtttcaacaataaaaaaacatactgtactgacTCTGATTGGTCAGATACCTGATGCGGTGCTGTTGGAATGATCCCTGCCTGGTCCTTTCAGAGGATCCGTCAAAGAGATGGTTTCCTGATTTGTCCTTTCCCATTTCAGTGAGGAAAATGATCTCAGGTCCCAATCACACAGGCCGTCCTCGAAATCACAGCGCCTGTACTCTCCTGGagacacaagacacacacatatctcaCTTTGACTGGTGATCACTGGATATGCATGTTGTAAAATGTACTCTGTAGATTACATGGAAAGTAATTTCATGTCTCTGAATATGAGGAATATTGTGGGATAGTGGAAAGTGTACTCCATACAGAGAGTGTTGGAAGAAATTGGATATTTCAGTGGGAAAGTTGGGAAAGCTGTCGTGGAAACAGAGGTGACAGCGCTCGTTGTTTGTTTACCGGTGTACATTTGCGTTCTCTTGACAAACAACCTTTTCATTATGCAAATAATGGCTTCTTCTTTTGGTGAAGCAAAGGCAGCAGTAgctagtagtttttttttttaagataactGCCTTTGAAACTTCTACCTCCAtccaaattaaatttaattgaaGACAATTTTATtagctaaaatgtaaaaaaaatatatatgtgaaaaactcagcagcagtgtgtcttACAAACAATATCCTAGTCTCTCTGGATAATTTACAGACAACGCTGTCAACAGTTTCTATTGGGACTATATCTTCTGTCGAAAGTGATTCCCGTTAAATCtgcagtgaggtctgtggatacCACAAAAGTGTTGGACTGGTCCCAGAATCGCTTCTCCATAATAAGTGTTGCACTGTCATCACAGAatcttttgttttgtgctgtgaCAGTTTGTACGGTGAATCATGCGTCTTTAGACAGATTCCTACAATATTTACGGCAGGTTCTCTGCAGTAATTCAGAAGACATGTGATTTCTCACCACAGTTCTCCTCATCAGTCCCATCACCGCAGTCGTCAGTGCCGTCACAGACCTGCTGCTCCTTCACGCAGCCCTCACGCTTACACTCTATCATCCCTCGTGGACAGTGTTGACCAGGGAGGGGTACTGATGATgtaatgagagaaaaacagcattaaCACCAAATCATGATTATGATGATCAAACCtaatgtgtgtattgtgaagAAATACACATATTAAGTCATAAGTTATAAGAAaaagttatatatttttaaagcttttgaaacttttgtgtttttgttgtaacTGAGTTCTTGGCATAAGTATataagaaaatgaatgtgtgattattaagttatatacagttaatttTAATTAATCCATTTATAAGGCAGAAACAACACATGAAAGAGATATTATGAAGCACTCACAGGGCAGAGCACAGTCCAGAAACTCCATCTGGTCTATGGCCACATCTCCTCTTCGTCCGTCAGAGCGCTGCGAGTAAATAACGATGTGAAAGGTTGTGGAAATACGGCCCAGATACATGGTGTCCTCCTTCCAGCCTCGCACACTTGTGGCCTCAGGACGCCACACTACGGATTCTTGAGAGTCCGGGTGACGGATAGACGCCCACAGGGGTGAGGAGCCCAGTCCTCTGTTGCCTTCAGGAAATGATAGGAAATGAAATTTGGTCTCAATGTACACAACAATAAATGACTTATTAATTACTATTTTAATTGCCAAAGTTAAAGGATTATAAGATGCAGTAGAGCAATCAATTAAATTAGAATTATGAGAAATAAAAGTTGCACAAATTAGTATGAAATCCTGTCATTGTGAGAAGCTGGCTGAGGCAAACAGTTTACCTGAATCCCACAGGAAATATCTGAGACGAAGACGACATGTTGGTGAAGTCTGTTGAATCTTTGGAGAGACTAAAGCTGCCTGACTGAGATGCGTTGTCTTCACTTCACTCACCCCCATAAACCAACCTGTGTGATGTCAAATTAGACATGTtatatttcacattattatttaGTGCTGTTTGATCTAAAGCAACTTGTTACACTCACATTTTTGTAGCTAAACTAACCTGTAACATTAAAGTtataaaattaagttaaaaagaaactaaaactaaatatgTCTATACATATAAGGTAATGTAAATAATGGCTCATTCCAAGCTGTATGTATGCGCATATAGACCAAGTTATATCAGTCTGGTTTTGATCTATTTGCATCATTATTTACTGCAGTTATTAATCCTTTAAACAGCTGATCTAACTGAGATCATAATTGCTTTCTTAACAGAAACCCATGTACAGCAAAACATATACAGTGtacaaaaaaagcacacaaaaaagtaaaagcaaacacatataattcaaacacacagctgacacacaATGGACAATTCATTTCAAATGGAAGAAAACTAAATTTATAATCCGAGgatcatgttttaaaatcttcAACTAGAACTGAAGTTTCCAATATGTCTTCCATCTATACTTTCTTTATGACATGTTGTAATCTAATATCTTAGTGTTCAACACATGTCTTCCTGTTAAATGACGACTAACTGCTGGGGAGAGATCGCTGTTGTTATAGTTGacctcacagctgcagagaaattAGTGGATGTTGAAGCTGGCTGTGAAAATCACCCCATGTTCCGTTAATTACACACTACATCAGTGCATTTCATGTTTACACAGTTCTTTCATTAGGAGTCTCTGCAAAAACCTTGGAGTCACTTACTGTTCTGTTGCCATTTATAGCATGAATGATTTAAACTTAATTTCATGCATCTTTTCAGTGGTATAATTGTGTGGTGGTTGCTATAGAGAGATAACTCAAAATCAGTCAAAATTGTAAGTAATATTTTCTCCATTGCTGTAACACATCAGTCTTTGTTATTTCTGTGCACTACTCACTGATCAACACACCAGCAACAAATAAAttgttattagttattattagttCTAACAGTGttcatttaacagaaaaatgCATCTATATTACTTGGTTATTAACTTCTCATCAAGTGTATTTACAGGGTCAGAAATATTGGAAACAGCTACACTCATAAACTCACGCTGCTGTTTTAGTCATTGTAATTTTCTTTGGAGCAGACACTAAAATGtgaattaatatattaattaataatcacCTTGATCTTGCAGAACTGTACAGAACAATCAAATACATTTGGCAGAAGACAGCAAACTGACAAATAAATAGTGTACTGTCTTGAAACTTGTATAGATATTTGTGGCATATACGACATCAGGGTGATATAAAAAGGGATAAGTAACTGTGTACTGAAGCATACCTGTAGCTGTACCGATGGTGAAGTCAGAGGACGGTCCACTGTTGGGCAGGGTGTCGCCTCTCTGACGCCTCTCCCAGAAGTATTCTCCATCCAAGGTGTGGGCAGTCCATCCACACATCCCTGAGTTCTCAAAGTCACACTCATACCCCTTCCCACTGTAGCCTGGAAaggtaaaaaggtaaaaaaaaaaaaaaaaaagaaaagaaaagaaaaaaacagaaaaaattgaatcagtaaaatcagttttcaaaAAATTTTCTAACATTGAAGACAAGATCtttttatgttatattaataatatactCAGACATATAACTTTGAAGTGTTTTTTGTCCACCAGGCTTCAATTCTGTGCTACTTTTTGATATGTAAATGATGGAAAAGTCATTATTAGATCAGGTACCAGCCTCAGTAGATACACTGTCGTCTTGGTAAGTGAAGAAGTTATGATATTTATAATAAAGTTGCAATTGAGAGTTCAGTTTTCAGCGgtgtgttttaaacatgtttaaatgttgtgAACGTACCACAGTCCTGCTCATCGCTGCAGTCAGTGCAgtcacacacaaagtcacatcTCAGGTCAGTCTCACATGGATTAGCCTGAGCACCAGCTGCTGTGTCATTAGATAGAAACATCAGAAGACAGTGTTACTTCAAGTTAAATcagaaaatcaatacaaaatattaaataaagcAAATGATTAAACTCTGTCAACATGTGTCGTTTTctgaaatgatttaatttttaacatcAGATCATGTCTATGACTTAAACAGGCTtgacagttcattcttgacatGGGAACTTCATGTGCTGATTAAGAGTGTATGATACAGTGAAAACGTCAGAcgctagtaagtggaccttgattGTTGTGTcaactgtttccaaggtcaagaatgatcTGTCAAGCTCAGCTTATtgctcatgtttttaatgtaagatcttaaaggataggttcagaATTGCTCAAAACAGTCTTAAAacgtgtccatatgaacagtgaaagaggttttcctcgctgtaatcattcctcttgttcatactggctattaaaataTCACCTtctaatgtgctttcaatgtaagtgatggaggccaaaatctgagttagtcatatcaagtggatatctgccacatttacagtctttttagcatcaaatagactgtaacgttgaaagatatctacttgatttgatgaATGTGGTTGACTGAAGCTAAACAGgagaaataattacagcaagaaaaacatgtttcaatgttcatttaggctcctgactgttgttttaagacagacttgcaGAGTTTGTGTAAGTAACAAGTCAGCCTTCAGATAAATGTGGTAAAATAAAAAGAGCgctatattttattctattttattttttactctgAAATTTCATGaaggaaaaatgtaaaagtcCATAAATAAGTAACTGTTCTTACATTTATTACCTTCTGTCTTTGCCTCTGTTTGAAGACTGTATAAAATCCCCCAGATGACTCAAGCACAAACACTTATTCTCTTATCAGGACTCATTGCTCTCACAGATTTATGGCATAACTAATGTCAATAGGCTCAAAGGCCAGAGAGAAGTAATCAGGTTGCAAGCAAAATACCATCCGACCATCCAAAGGTCTCTGATTAAGACTCAAGACTTTTTGCTTCATCAGCCTGATGGCAGGAAATTAAACATAACAGCAAGTAGGATGATGAATCATGTTtcaaactgagaaaatgttGAGTCATGACTCTAACTGAGTTCaatcaaagaaaagagaaaacttcttaaaacttatttttcaaTGGGAATATTTTTCTGGTCGTtcctttttaatgtgaaataaatgtaaatgtgaagaaAGAATTATTGGATGATGATTGGATCCTGATTtactacattttgtttataCCCAAACAAGACAAATTGTTGTTTATAGCTGAAGTAGATGATATATTTTActtaaattaatgattttatggttattttattgttatcttTTGATAATATCTTCACATGATTAGTATTTTCTTAATGCATGTAATTATGTATGTGGCTATTTCtcttttctatgtttttttttctttttcaaggcaaaaaaaaaacaactagaaaTATTGTTAAGAATTCTAAAATTATGCAATGTAGGAAATCTTAAAGATAATTTGTGCTTGTCTTAActggttttgacatttttatgggcaaaaaaggaaaacagtctTCTGCATAACGATGAAAATGGATATTGCAAGAACAAATTATGTCACCACAAGCGAGCATATGTAGTTAGACATAAAGTAAGTTTTCCAGTTAGtctatttaaaagaaaaaaaagaagaaaaaaaaagacaatatcattacataatacaataataataataataataataataataataataatataatgatgatgatgatgatgatgatgatgataataataataataataataatacttattattattattattatatatacacacatatatacacatatctCAATGTAAaggtctaaatgctgttttaaagtcttttttgaGTGGTTGAACTTGTAAGTAAGACATTAAGTTAAGATGTTTGGCCAAACTTTAGTGGCTTGTTTagaaatctgaatctgaatttcTACTCTACTTAAGATAAGTTTAGcccaacaaacagcagcataaTTTCTACATTAAAAAATTGACAATGTTTGAATTGAGTTTGGCTGAATGTGCACTTACCCCATTGCAGAATCAACAGCAGAAAGAGGGCTGAGCCCCTTGAATGTAACATCTTTCCTCTTCCACCAGCTCAGTGAAGGACTGAACACAACCTGGAAAGTCTTCTCTAGTTAACTCTGACCCGTCTCCGTTTCTGAGATAACAGCTGGACTTTAAATTCACCAAGTATGCAAGTGCAACAAACCATAAAACAATTTCCTCTAAATCTACGGATGTTTCATAGGATACATCCGTAGATTCAGCAATAAATGAAGTACACACAATTGGCAACAGAACTGCAGAACAATTCAGCTATAACTGCTGTGTAGTCTACAAAATTATACTccaaactttattattattatatttgatcTTTATTTATCCCTTGTGTTCACTGACTCTGCTTCACAAGAGCAGATGTAGGTTAAGTGCCTTGTTTAAGAAAATGTAAGTGGTTTAAGTCCTTTAGCTGGTCTGAAGAAAAGGGAAACATTATTTCAAGTTGTGGAGCGTTCAGGCATTATTTAAAGATCTCTCATGGTTGCCCCTGTTGCTTACCTACCAGATAAATGGGAATTAAGCTAAAATTAGATGTTTTCTTACAGTGTAACATTTTTAGTGGTTCATTAGTACATTAAACAACATACCAACAGTTTATAGCTCCTTTTGAATGAGCTGAATGTATTCTGTTATTAATAATACAATATTACGTTGGTGATGGTCaacagcattttagcatctttcagctcattgttttggttttaccaTTTTGATTAATCGCTCTCATCAGCGTAATTTCTTATCACAGCAGGCAGTTTCTTTCAGCAACAACTCTCACATAAATCCACTGTATGTAAACTTATGAAAAAagtagagcatttagcagctgtagAGACAATTATTTTACATACAATTagttagtggagaccaaaacaaggctataaaaagtgaatattggaaaATAAGCCACTTCAACTTTGTAAGGTGATAATATTATAACTGTGTTTGTAGTTTGTTGCACTGTCCAAAGGTTTATCTTATATTGTTCATACAACAGATACAACAGCTCATACAAGATGCAGCTCAACAGCACGTATCCATCCTCTATCCTCTTAATTAGATCACTAGCAATGATACGGGTGTATTATAATTTCAAGATCAACAAGTTCATCAGCACTTATCTAGCACTTACCCCACTTTAAATTAAGGAAATGACATTCATCAGCAGTTTACAGTTCAGAGGCTGCCAAGAAATAAATGGCTGTTGGCCAAAAGATAAGCAATGAGCTCAGTGACAGGAGAGACACAGTATCCACACAACTTAGCAGATTTCAGGAAACCTTTATGAAACATACATTGCAACAAAGCATTTAAGGTTCACTTTCCAACTTATCTTAGTGATAAGGTGAACTTTATGAGGCTATGTGACTCTAAAACAAGTCAATGCGTGACTGTATGTCACACTACAAAACTGTCATAaccagttatttattttattaagaaaCAAGTTTAATGGGGAGATTTTACACAATTGTAATTCCAAATTAGACTATCATGCATTTGTTTTAGACCTACagcaaataaaatttaaatgtgaaaaacaacattgtttGCTTTACTTTACTTCATTTGTAACataagaaaatcaaaaaaggCTTTGGTTCTATTTAGACTTGTCAATCTTTGTCTTGGATTATAAATGTGGTATCAAAACGTTCCTTATGGACTAAGTACTAAGTCAGTCCAGGAAGGGTGTCAAACAAAGGCTGGTCTCAGTTCAGTATCCTTCATTATCCCAGGTCACCTCATAGTCTGGATACCGAGCCTTCAGTTTTTCAGTAGATACTGCGTGGTTCGCTCTTCCAAATCCCTGTAATGAAAAGTACCACATCAATGTTCCCTTACAGTTAAAAGACAaccatttatttaaaatcaaatgatcaatatctttatatatataatgataacATGAAGGAAATGAGGAGGGAAGCAGGAAGCAGGAGTCTCTTACCATTGAGTATCCGTAGATGTGGATCTTCTTGGCCTGAGCATCATGTTTAATCCTCCCTCCTCCGATACACTCACAGTCCAGGTGTCCGTCCTTTTCAAGCTCCTCTGAGACCTTCTCATAGATATCAGCTGCAAGcaaaagaaatatgaaaaattatttaattcatCTAAATATAcatgatgaaaaatatgtttagtATTTATAATTTGGGTTATGATAGAAAAAATAGTTTGAACAACAGATTTTGCCTCAAtaagtacatttgtttttaataaacttGTGAATGAAGCCATTCATGTTTGAGTTGCCAGCTGT from Thunnus maccoyii chromosome 19, fThuMac1.1, whole genome shotgun sequence includes these protein-coding regions:
- the mamdc4 gene encoding apical endosomal glycoprotein; protein product: MFLSNDTAAGAQANPCETDLRCDFVCDCTDCSDEQDCGYSGKGYECDFENSGMCGWTAHTLDGEYFWERRQRGDTLPNSGPSSDFTIGTATGWFMGVSEVKTTHLSQAALVSPKIQQTSPTCRLRLRYFLWDSGNRGLGSSPLWASIRHPDSQESVVWRPEATSVRGWKEDTMYLGRISTTFHIVIYSQRSDGRRGDVAIDQMEFLDCALPLPLPGQHCPRGMIECKREGCVKEQQVCDGTDDCGDGTDEENCGEYRRCDFEDGLCDWDLRSFSSLKWERTNQETISLTDPLKGPGRDHSNSTASGYFLYVTVPEGGLKDDWASFQSPFLQPTNSSHPCKLVMYTHQFGPRSGGLTVMVADTKIYPVWERGGALGDVWVKAEVDIVTNSTFAIVIMAAIRDMAYGGIGIDSIVLSPECRLSNESNTIGEFPDGPEHHCQKPDKMCNFHPDCQGGHDESKCGDFSYPDGSSGWTDTSIGSQGWVLYKNATAKENYLYVAKAPGQQLTEALTRTPLLGPSGPACTLSFDYALTGNPSHIGEVSVRVIDSVMGMQPKLWEFSGKTGRVEGEWKHAEVSIGSRKNRFQLEFEARAKKMCRCTKIKVANVRYIGCHAEYFPFTPTGLSCNFEDGLCGWYQDHNDNFEWTVLDGIDHTIGIGKSLSVDMWSSSLRGVFGRLLSYPQMPGSTDYCLSFFYKLYGPNTGVLNVKLLDNNGYEHILWTRSGAHGNIWHQAHCSVPHQLTGFQLMFEAVRAGFDGQVAIDDVVFAEGPCTVPRTCSFEGQQCGFTSSGEVRWIHRNGRGVTLAGPKTDHTLETDLGYYMMVNTGAKILPSGGTSVLTSPVRHGTMKTECVNFWYHTDGVNPGYLTVYMKPVKGERVKIFSDTLSQGKVWRHGNGNISSVLVDWQVEFEVVGAGGKDTAIAIDDIFFLPFPCESQGSKCSLERGMCSWSNTQNAKLDKLDWELTSQEGERRYSTPPEDHTLGTEKGHFLIFPSSNRTSVYENAQLLSPHLPPTKGTCLKFWAYKPYSSDSQLKVWALSEGRLLQLLVVNELGGPWKRFNVDIKSTEEYQIVFEGITGTSGSVALDDIEYTIGVSCDNQDNTVAPKSEKDDKGALAASVIIVLLLIGTVVAVLVWYLLIKQRILEAQAGPSQSPPSFPSSSSAGVGFSNEGYEAETTQDRSKVTVPHNHPMAAGFNNVSEVSVDVRGAAEA
- the phpt1 gene encoding 14 kDa phosphohistidine phosphatase; this translates as MCTQTKAAALMANIPQADIDPSGVFKYVLIRVHSKEEGDDSEVDIVRGYGWAEYHADIYEKVSEELEKDGHLDCECIGGGRIKHDAQAKKIHIYGYSMGFGRANHAVSTEKLKARYPDYEVTWDNEGY